The proteins below are encoded in one region of Aquisphaera giovannonii:
- a CDS encoding DUF1571 domain-containing protein, whose translation MSTAMDRVSRPAASRRLSQLAAALALAWLQAGCATWDALGWKRPSLGWRQAGPAFEPAQDSYAAAATASLGRQAPDALASRERRPSPASASPKPVQESAHVDSPPVEEQAPPEEGPSLDGPVASRRGSRAERSGKMDSGVKVTLGRPEGLPTLRDGEPAMASASQTTWSRSGSGRPPAEGAPDEVRKAPPSARDEEPALLADAASPRRPSAPAAARASRRASTRPQAPAETAGDPDDRPAARPASQDSPKPEGLRDVLDAAKGRLDSMDTYQVSLTREELVNGQVQSEKDVVLSIRRKPAAARLVWVAGPSKGREVIYSKSLNDRMMYVNLNNGLPLSRMSIPVDSPLALRNSRHPISEAGFDTIFAKLFPYRDAANAATARDGRLVLKGIQTPEGYGAPCDLLERTTPAGEVWRVYLDRKTHMPAVVLAQKAGSGELIEKYTYRDLKENPTELAAAEAFDPDKRWGESKGFLSRLAGGGSGNADKTGSSTRR comes from the coding sequence ATGAGTACTGCGATGGATCGCGTCTCCCGGCCCGCCGCCTCAAGGCGGCTCTCGCAACTTGCCGCCGCCCTCGCCCTGGCGTGGCTCCAGGCCGGCTGCGCGACCTGGGACGCCCTCGGCTGGAAGCGTCCGTCGCTGGGGTGGCGCCAGGCCGGCCCGGCCTTCGAGCCGGCGCAAGACTCGTACGCGGCCGCCGCCACGGCCTCCCTGGGGAGGCAGGCCCCGGACGCCCTGGCGAGTCGCGAGCGGCGGCCCTCGCCGGCGTCCGCCTCCCCGAAGCCGGTCCAGGAATCCGCCCACGTCGACTCGCCGCCCGTCGAGGAGCAGGCCCCGCCCGAGGAGGGCCCCTCGCTCGACGGCCCCGTGGCCAGCCGTCGCGGATCGCGGGCCGAGCGATCGGGGAAGATGGATTCGGGCGTCAAGGTCACGCTGGGGCGGCCCGAAGGCCTGCCGACCCTGCGGGACGGCGAGCCCGCGATGGCGTCCGCCTCGCAGACCACCTGGTCGCGGTCGGGCTCGGGCAGGCCCCCCGCGGAGGGAGCGCCGGACGAGGTCCGCAAGGCCCCGCCATCGGCGCGGGACGAGGAGCCCGCCCTGCTCGCCGACGCCGCGTCCCCGAGGCGGCCTTCCGCGCCCGCCGCGGCCCGGGCGTCCCGGCGAGCCTCGACGCGTCCCCAGGCCCCGGCGGAAACCGCCGGCGACCCGGATGACCGCCCGGCCGCTCGCCCCGCTTCGCAGGACTCGCCGAAGCCCGAGGGCCTCCGCGACGTCCTGGACGCCGCCAAGGGCCGCCTGGACTCGATGGACACGTACCAGGTCAGCCTGACCCGCGAAGAGCTCGTGAACGGCCAGGTCCAGAGCGAGAAGGACGTCGTGCTGAGCATCCGCAGGAAGCCCGCGGCCGCGCGACTCGTCTGGGTCGCGGGCCCCAGCAAGGGCCGCGAGGTGATCTATTCGAAGTCGCTCAACGACCGCATGATGTACGTCAACCTGAACAACGGCTTGCCGCTGTCCCGGATGAGCATCCCGGTGGACAGCCCCCTGGCGCTCCGCAACAGCCGGCATCCCATCAGCGAGGCCGGCTTCGACACCATCTTCGCCAAGCTCTTCCCCTACCGGGACGCCGCCAACGCCGCGACGGCCCGGGACGGCAGGCTCGTGCTGAAGGGCATCCAGACGCCCGAAGGCTACGGCGCCCCCTGCGACCTGCTGGAGCGGACGACCCCCGCCGGCGAGGTCTGGCGCGTCTATCTCGATCGCAAGACGCACATGCCCGCCGTGGTGCTCGCGCAGAAGGCGGGCAGCGGGGAGCTCATCGAGAAGTACACGTATCGGGACCTCAAGGAGAATCCGACCGAGCTCGCCGCGGCCGAGGCCTTCGACCCCGATAAGCGCTGGGGTGAATCGAAGGGCTTCCTCTCCCGCCTGGCCGGCGGCGGCTCCGGGAACGCCGACAAAACGGGATCGTCGACCCGGCGGTGA
- a CDS encoding response regulator has protein sequence MVSGQPYSILITDDDPAARETLRDVFEPEGYRTFLAESGEEAIDIVKDHQVHLALMDMHLPRLSGLETIAIVRQMKGIIPAILLSADRDDNLLRRALSENAFCVLAKPVSKSVVIYVVSKAIQKYYSN, from the coding sequence ATGGTTTCGGGGCAGCCCTACTCGATCCTCATCACCGACGACGACCCCGCGGCCCGCGAAACGTTGCGCGACGTCTTCGAGCCGGAGGGCTATCGAACGTTCCTGGCGGAGAGCGGCGAGGAAGCGATCGACATCGTCAAGGATCACCAGGTCCACCTCGCCCTCATGGACATGCACCTGCCCCGACTCTCCGGGCTGGAGACCATCGCCATCGTCCGTCAGATGAAAGGGATCATCCCGGCCATCCTCCTCTCGGCGGACCGCGACGACAATCTGCTCCGCCGCGCCCTGTCGGAGAACGCCTTCTGCGTCCTGGCCAAGCCGGTGAGCAAGAGCGTCGTGATCTACGTCGTGAGCAAGGCGATCCAGAAGTACTACTCCAATTGA
- a CDS encoding sulfite exporter TauE/SafE family protein — MKRRTPDKTAPRGPARAGRRAGRRSLLLGLLWLLVTPEVASPHDIPNERIDRSIQATVRPGRLEIDYEVSLTELTLTQDLRRLIGSLPGGEREEWLKRYGEVTGPLNAKGFIVECAGSELSLSFVRYRLVVEEHPRYTFHLEADLPSDGPLAVQDTNYASSEGTSRLAIRGGDGVRIEGDALAPDVEDIPIRPVWQLDDEQERRTRRVAVTVRFPEASSPAAGAASAPAVPSEHPTPAPASAAGPPRTGGQRLSSLLDEAASASWLGLLAAAAALGAVHAIQPGHGKTLVSAVALGPGSSWIRPALLAVVTTAAHTGSVLLIAAGLWWTGASQVAGLHEVLAQVAGFAIAAAGFYRLGRQLGGRPGHDHGEPVAASPKPSLVGLIGLGLAGGLVPCWDAVGLLVLAAAIGRLGTGIVLVLAFGSGMAAVLVTVGLVAARLRSAIVESPRARRWEGALATASGLILAGIGLFLFLG; from the coding sequence TTGAAACGCCGGACGCCCGACAAAACGGCCCCGCGAGGGCCGGCCCGGGCCGGCCGCCGGGCGGGCCGACGCTCCCTCCTGCTGGGCCTGCTGTGGCTCCTCGTCACCCCGGAAGTCGCCAGTCCCCATGACATCCCGAACGAGCGCATCGATCGGTCGATCCAGGCCACGGTGCGGCCCGGCCGGCTCGAGATCGACTACGAGGTCAGCCTCACCGAGCTGACGCTCACCCAGGACCTGCGCCGGCTGATCGGCTCCCTGCCCGGCGGCGAGCGGGAGGAGTGGCTGAAGCGTTACGGCGAGGTGACGGGCCCGCTGAACGCGAAGGGCTTCATCGTCGAGTGTGCGGGCTCGGAGCTGAGCCTGTCCTTCGTCCGCTACCGCCTCGTGGTCGAGGAGCATCCGCGATACACGTTCCACCTCGAGGCCGACCTGCCGAGTGACGGCCCGCTCGCGGTCCAGGACACCAATTACGCCTCCAGCGAGGGCACGAGCCGCCTGGCGATCCGGGGAGGCGACGGCGTGCGCATCGAGGGGGATGCCCTGGCCCCGGACGTCGAGGACATCCCGATCCGGCCCGTCTGGCAGCTCGATGATGAACAGGAGCGTCGGACGAGGCGCGTCGCCGTGACCGTCCGCTTCCCGGAGGCGAGCTCCCCCGCCGCCGGGGCAGCGTCCGCACCGGCCGTGCCGTCGGAGCATCCCACGCCGGCACCGGCGTCCGCGGCCGGGCCGCCCCGCACCGGCGGGCAGCGGCTGAGCAGCCTGCTGGACGAGGCTGCCTCCGCGTCCTGGCTGGGCCTGCTGGCGGCGGCCGCCGCGCTCGGCGCCGTGCACGCGATCCAGCCGGGCCACGGCAAGACGCTGGTCTCCGCCGTGGCACTCGGCCCGGGGTCGTCGTGGATCCGTCCGGCCCTGCTCGCGGTCGTCACCACGGCCGCCCACACCGGCAGCGTGCTCCTGATCGCCGCGGGCCTCTGGTGGACCGGCGCGTCGCAGGTCGCCGGGCTGCACGAGGTCCTCGCCCAGGTCGCCGGCTTCGCGATCGCCGCAGCGGGCTTCTACCGCCTGGGGCGTCAGCTCGGGGGCCGCCCGGGGCACGATCATGGCGAGCCCGTCGCCGCGTCCCCGAAGCCGTCGCTCGTCGGCCTCATCGGCCTGGGCCTGGCCGGCGGACTCGTGCCGTGCTGGGATGCGGTCGGCCTCCTGGTCCTCGCCGCGGCCATCGGGCGGCTTGGAACCGGGATCGTCCTGGTCCTCGCCTTCGGCTCGGGGATGGCGGCGGTGCTCGTGACCGTCGGCCTGGTCGCCGCCCGGCTCCGATCCGCCATCGTCGAGTCGCCCCGGGCCCGACGCTGGGAGGGTGCCCTGGCGACGGCGAGCGGCCTGATCCTGGCCGGGATCGGGCTATTCCTCTTCCTCGGATAG
- a CDS encoding enolase C-terminal domain-like protein yields the protein MSSPSTRTSGPADPARPGLRIRRITLLRLAVPLKREIKHASHARSVSENLVVRVELAGGIVGHGEGVPRDYVTGETIESTFASLAPHDWARIVGSPADFAEAVRVIGSIRLPENEADPRGMAGNAARCALEIALLDAYGRAFGEPLGKAVELAGFSGLRRFAAVRDVRYGAAITAESFRKEIRSAVKFRIYGFRDVKAKVGVEGQDDARRLGWIRRILGRRVELRIDANEAWRAGELIERTDPLRRFSIAALEQPVPHAEVDALATLRPRIGMPVMLDESLCGYPDAERAVRDGTADILNVRLSKCGGILPSLRIIALAHRTGLDLQLGCHPGETAILSAAGRHVAGRVEGIRWVEGSYDRHILRENVAREDITFGYGGRATPLAGPGLGITIDPGAVDAMATERRELDYD from the coding sequence TTGTCGTCACCGAGCACTCGGACATCCGGCCCCGCCGACCCCGCCCGTCCGGGCCTTCGCATCCGCAGGATCACCCTGCTCCGCCTCGCCGTGCCCCTGAAGAGGGAGATCAAGCACGCCTCGCACGCCCGTTCGGTCAGCGAGAACCTGGTCGTCCGGGTCGAGCTGGCCGGGGGGATCGTCGGGCACGGCGAGGGGGTGCCGCGGGATTACGTGACGGGCGAGACGATCGAGTCCACCTTCGCGTCGCTCGCCCCGCACGACTGGGCGAGGATCGTCGGCTCGCCCGCCGACTTCGCGGAGGCCGTCCGCGTCATCGGCTCGATCCGCCTGCCCGAGAACGAGGCCGACCCGCGGGGCATGGCCGGCAACGCGGCCCGCTGCGCGCTCGAGATCGCGCTCCTGGATGCGTACGGCCGCGCATTCGGAGAGCCCCTGGGGAAGGCGGTGGAGCTCGCGGGATTCTCCGGGTTGCGACGCTTCGCGGCCGTCAGGGACGTCCGCTACGGCGCGGCGATCACGGCCGAGTCGTTCCGCAAGGAGATCCGCTCGGCGGTCAAGTTCCGCATCTACGGCTTCCGCGACGTCAAGGCCAAGGTCGGCGTGGAGGGCCAGGACGACGCCCGGCGGCTCGGCTGGATCCGTCGCATCCTGGGCCGGCGCGTGGAGCTCCGCATCGATGCCAACGAGGCGTGGCGGGCGGGCGAGCTGATCGAGCGGACCGATCCCCTGCGACGGTTCTCGATCGCGGCCCTCGAGCAGCCGGTGCCGCATGCCGAGGTGGACGCCCTGGCGACGCTCCGCCCGCGGATCGGCATGCCCGTGATGCTGGACGAATCCCTGTGCGGCTACCCGGACGCCGAGCGGGCGGTGCGGGACGGGACGGCGGACATCCTGAACGTCCGACTGTCGAAATGCGGCGGGATCCTGCCGTCGCTGCGGATCATCGCCCTGGCACACCGGACGGGCCTGGACTTGCAGCTGGGCTGCCACCCCGGCGAGACGGCGATCCTCTCGGCGGCCGGGCGGCACGTCGCCGGCCGGGTGGAAGGCATCCGCTGGGTCGAAGGCTCATACGACCGTCACATCCTCCGGGAGAACGTCGCCCGCGAGGACATCACCTTCGGCTACGGGGGCCGGGCGACGCCGCTCGCCGGGCCCGGCCTGGGGATCACCATCGATCCCGGGGCCGTGGACGCCATGGCCACGGAGAGGCGCGAGCTCGACTATGATTGA
- a CDS encoding alpha/beta fold hydrolase, protein MIDGATIEGRASGMTHRSFTASDGYEVHVGCWPAAQPARGHVVILHGVQSHSGWYGSLGRALSAAGYQASFPDRRGSGPNSQDRGHAPSAGRLVADLAEWVRIIRSEGPGLPVTMGGISWGGKLALILTARHPELVDGLALICPGLLPRIGVSFGEKARIALALFTDRRKTFPIPLSDPALFTGNPEAQAYIAADPLGLREGTAGLMATSFFIDRMVSRAPGKVRQPSLLMIAGRDRIVDNARTLRYFDRLATSDRTVIEYPEAHHTLEFEPDPSRYAGDLIAWIRGHVERA, encoded by the coding sequence ATGATTGATGGAGCCACGATCGAGGGCCGGGCTTCGGGGATGACGCACCGGTCGTTCACCGCGTCCGATGGCTACGAGGTCCACGTCGGCTGCTGGCCGGCCGCGCAACCGGCGCGCGGGCACGTCGTGATCCTGCACGGGGTGCAGAGCCACTCGGGCTGGTACGGCTCGCTCGGCAGGGCCCTCTCCGCCGCCGGCTACCAGGCGAGCTTCCCGGACCGCCGCGGCTCCGGGCCCAACTCCCAGGACAGGGGGCATGCCCCGTCGGCCGGGCGGCTCGTCGCCGACCTCGCGGAGTGGGTGCGGATCATCCGGTCCGAGGGCCCCGGGCTCCCCGTGACGATGGGCGGCATCAGCTGGGGCGGGAAGCTCGCCCTCATCCTGACCGCCCGCCATCCCGAGCTCGTGGACGGCCTGGCGCTCATCTGCCCGGGGCTGCTGCCGCGGATCGGCGTGTCGTTCGGCGAGAAGGCCCGCATCGCCCTCGCCCTGTTCACCGACCGGAGGAAGACGTTCCCGATCCCCCTGTCCGACCCCGCGCTCTTCACGGGCAACCCCGAGGCGCAGGCCTACATCGCGGCCGATCCGCTCGGCCTCCGGGAGGGCACGGCGGGGCTGATGGCCACCAGCTTCTTCATCGATCGCATGGTGTCCCGGGCGCCGGGCAAGGTCCGCCAGCCCTCGCTCCTGATGATCGCCGGCCGGGACCGGATCGTGGACAATGCCCGCACGCTCCGCTACTTCGACCGCCTGGCGACCTCGGACCGCACGGTCATCGAGTATCCCGAGGCCCATCACACGCTGGAGTTCGAGCCGGACCCGTCACGCTACGCCGGCGACCTGATCGCGTGGATCCGCGGCCACGTCGAGCGGGCCTGA
- the msrB gene encoding peptide-methionine (R)-S-oxide reductase MsrB codes for MGLLLGSRGRKTLCAMIAWSGVLVVPTLAQDPFQAPSDPPATEKDRASTAADKPDDAKPASGAKAGAKAGTAKAVEPERIIKTNEEWQKLLTHDEFMVTRMKATEMAFSGKYATGHFKGTFHCVCCGAPLFEASHKFDSGTGWPSFDRPTNSRVIETAMDYSEPTEARVEVTCRRCGAHLGHVFQDGPTSTGLRYCINSLSLKLDTEKAHSATSKSSATKKPTRPSTSRSARRGRTSTGTKDADVSTETAAEAKGGAETSAGSPR; via the coding sequence ATGGGGCTGCTGCTCGGAAGCCGAGGCCGGAAGACGCTCTGCGCCATGATTGCCTGGTCCGGAGTCCTCGTCGTGCCGACCCTGGCCCAGGACCCCTTCCAGGCGCCCAGCGACCCTCCGGCCACGGAGAAGGACAGGGCGTCGACGGCGGCCGACAAGCCGGACGACGCGAAGCCGGCCTCTGGGGCCAAGGCCGGAGCGAAGGCCGGCACGGCGAAGGCCGTCGAGCCCGAGCGCATCATCAAGACGAACGAGGAGTGGCAGAAGCTCCTGACCCACGACGAGTTCATGGTCACCCGGATGAAGGCGACCGAGATGGCCTTCTCCGGCAAATACGCGACCGGCCACTTCAAGGGCACGTTCCACTGCGTCTGCTGCGGCGCCCCGCTGTTCGAGGCGTCGCACAAGTTCGACTCGGGCACCGGCTGGCCCAGCTTCGATCGCCCGACGAACTCGCGGGTCATCGAGACCGCCATGGACTACAGCGAGCCCACCGAGGCCCGCGTGGAGGTGACCTGCCGTCGTTGCGGCGCCCACCTCGGCCACGTCTTCCAGGACGGGCCGACGTCCACGGGTCTGCGATACTGCATCAACTCGCTGTCGCTCAAGCTCGACACGGAGAAGGCCCATTCGGCCACCTCCAAGTCGTCCGCCACGAAGAAGCCGACCCGCCCCTCCACGTCCCGATCCGCGCGCCGGGGGCGGACGTCGACGGGAACGAAGGACGCCGACGTGAGCACGGAGACGGCTGCCGAGGCGAAGGGCGGCGCCGAGACTTCGGCCGGTTCTCCGCGGTAG
- a CDS encoding DUF2852 domain-containing protein, with translation MTERGDQATEFEPPEEDAAERTPEAHVVVIQYRSRGLPWYFALPLLVLLPVGAVLLYHRISVRSRGPQPAPAGFSEVRNEKARLVLLPDRPASEADRFDLPLALNSQPITPEPLNLTGELQGPLAGSLAAEWRGAASGMPPAPPSGPPSPTSPSPPPPTAPPATPPPRPTTAPATPPPPPAAVAASPTAPPTRAADPAPASQPPGPKPAAPRQPLAVGFSVPSDAGPGGPAGVAGEIGAAGRGIGGATADPSAERAIAPPAPPAPSREELAQDLKEEAAGRRAAMDEMKSIKSKALDQIAEDTLNRVEDERRAFRDELRTLLQAVDKDTSDRIDALCDRYGRRYGKELHDRALYVLSRSGGRMSREAKARLLRSLGVPEPGILDYLANELGRSLNSRKGPRDQNEVQIQAARQLLAIKLGDPAPPPRINGPARGGRPDSYVPDFSPGNRIGRRGQ, from the coding sequence ATGACCGAGCGAGGCGACCAGGCGACGGAGTTCGAGCCGCCCGAGGAGGACGCCGCGGAGCGGACGCCCGAGGCCCACGTGGTGGTGATCCAGTATCGCAGCCGGGGGCTCCCCTGGTACTTCGCGTTGCCCCTCCTCGTGCTCCTGCCCGTCGGGGCGGTGCTGCTGTATCACAGGATCTCGGTCCGCTCCCGGGGGCCGCAGCCGGCCCCCGCCGGCTTCTCCGAGGTGCGAAATGAGAAGGCCCGGCTGGTCCTGCTGCCGGACAGGCCGGCGTCGGAGGCGGATCGGTTCGACTTGCCCCTGGCCTTGAACTCCCAGCCGATCACGCCGGAGCCCCTGAACCTGACGGGGGAACTCCAGGGCCCGCTGGCCGGCTCCCTCGCCGCGGAGTGGAGGGGCGCGGCGAGCGGCATGCCTCCGGCTCCGCCGTCCGGTCCCCCGTCGCCGACGTCCCCAAGCCCCCCCCCGCCGACGGCCCCCCCGGCGACTCCGCCCCCACGGCCGACAACCGCCCCAGCGACTCCGCCCCCGCCGCCCGCGGCCGTCGCGGCGAGCCCGACGGCCCCCCCGACCCGGGCCGCGGACCCGGCCCCCGCGTCGCAACCGCCGGGCCCGAAGCCGGCAGCCCCGCGACAGCCGCTCGCCGTCGGCTTCTCGGTCCCCAGCGACGCCGGGCCCGGCGGGCCCGCCGGGGTGGCCGGCGAGATCGGGGCCGCCGGCCGCGGCATCGGCGGGGCGACCGCGGATCCTTCGGCCGAGCGGGCGATTGCCCCCCCGGCGCCGCCGGCGCCCAGCCGCGAGGAGCTGGCCCAGGACCTGAAGGAAGAGGCCGCCGGCCGGCGGGCCGCCATGGACGAGATGAAGTCCATCAAGTCCAAGGCCCTCGACCAGATCGCCGAGGATACCCTGAACCGGGTCGAGGACGAGCGGAGGGCGTTCCGCGACGAGCTGCGGACGCTCCTTCAGGCCGTGGACAAGGACACCAGCGACCGCATCGACGCGCTCTGCGACCGCTACGGTCGCCGCTACGGCAAGGAGCTCCACGACCGAGCGCTCTACGTGCTGAGCCGCTCCGGGGGCCGGATGTCCCGGGAGGCGAAGGCCCGGTTGCTGCGCTCGCTGGGCGTCCCCGAGCCGGGGATCCTGGACTACCTGGCGAACGAGCTGGGCCGCTCGCTCAACTCCCGCAAAGGGCCCCGCGACCAGAACGAGGTCCAGATCCAGGCCGCCCGGCAACTGCTGGCGATCAAGCTGGGCGACCCGGCCCCGCCGCCTCGCATCAACGGGCCGGCCCGCGGCGGCCGTCCCGACTCGTACGTCCCCGACTTTAGCCCTGGAAATCGGATCGGCCGACGCGGACAATAG
- a CDS encoding class II fumarate hydratase, protein MAGTRMERDSMGEVPVPAEAHYGAQTVRAARNFQVSDLRFPREFLRALGLIKKAAARVNLELGLLRPDLAAAIVDAAQAVAEGSHDDQFVLDVFQTGSGTSTNMNANEVIASLANEALTGRRGGRSPVHPNDAVNLGQSSNDVIPTAIHLAALDGWVNALIPAIRELRDALGERARAFDAVVKIGRTHLQDAVPIRLGQEFSGYEAQASQAIRRLEGCIPSLAELAIGGTAVGTGINSHPEFGPRMAAMLAGETGLPVRLAPNHFEAMAQRDAAVEASGALRGVAVSLSVMANNLRWLASGPRCGIGEIRIPELQPGSSIMPGKVNPVIAECVLMVGAQVVGNDATIAWANSLGSSFQLNVMMPIIAYNLLQSIRLVTEAAAHLRTRCVDATAFLEGQKVDGVVRIEADGERCRGAIERSLAMCTALAPRIGYDLAASIAKKSYHEGKTVRDVALSLVGRDAKDVADELGAPGAAGDLEGRGGYPSRPEIEALLDPRSQTSPGAGASGGGSG, encoded by the coding sequence ATGGCCGGGACGCGGATGGAGCGGGACTCGATGGGCGAGGTGCCCGTGCCCGCCGAGGCGCACTACGGGGCGCAGACCGTGCGGGCGGCCCGGAACTTCCAGGTCAGCGACCTGCGATTCCCGCGCGAGTTCCTCCGGGCGCTCGGCCTGATCAAGAAGGCGGCCGCGAGGGTCAACCTGGAGCTCGGGCTGCTCCGGCCTGACCTGGCCGCCGCGATCGTGGACGCGGCGCAGGCGGTCGCCGAGGGCTCCCACGACGACCAGTTCGTCCTGGACGTCTTCCAGACCGGCAGCGGCACGTCCACCAACATGAACGCCAACGAGGTGATCGCGAGCCTGGCGAACGAGGCCCTCACCGGCCGGCGTGGGGGCCGCTCGCCCGTGCACCCCAACGATGCCGTGAACCTCGGGCAGTCGTCGAATGACGTGATCCCGACGGCCATCCACCTCGCCGCGCTCGACGGCTGGGTCAACGCCCTGATCCCCGCGATCCGGGAGCTGCGGGACGCCCTGGGGGAGCGGGCGCGGGCGTTCGACGCGGTCGTGAAGATCGGCCGGACGCACCTGCAGGACGCCGTCCCGATCCGGCTGGGGCAGGAGTTCTCCGGCTACGAGGCCCAGGCCTCCCAGGCGATCCGCCGGCTGGAGGGCTGCATCCCGTCCCTGGCCGAGCTGGCGATCGGCGGCACGGCGGTCGGGACCGGGATCAATTCGCACCCCGAGTTCGGCCCGCGGATGGCCGCGATGCTGGCCGGGGAGACCGGGCTCCCCGTCCGCCTCGCGCCCAACCACTTCGAGGCCATGGCCCAGCGCGACGCGGCCGTCGAGGCCTCCGGGGCGCTCCGGGGCGTGGCCGTCAGCCTCTCGGTGATGGCCAACAACCTCCGCTGGCTCGCGTCCGGCCCGCGTTGCGGCATCGGCGAGATCCGGATCCCGGAGCTACAGCCCGGCAGCTCGATCATGCCCGGCAAGGTCAACCCGGTGATCGCCGAGTGCGTGCTCATGGTCGGCGCCCAGGTCGTGGGCAACGACGCGACGATCGCGTGGGCCAACTCGCTCGGTTCGTCGTTCCAGCTCAACGTGATGATGCCGATCATCGCCTACAACCTCCTCCAGTCGATCCGGCTGGTTACCGAGGCGGCGGCCCACCTGAGGACCCGGTGCGTGGACGCAACCGCTTTCCTGGAAGGGCAGAAGGTCGACGGCGTGGTCCGGATCGAGGCCGACGGGGAGCGTTGCCGCGGGGCGATCGAGCGCAGCCTGGCGATGTGCACGGCGCTGGCGCCTCGAATTGGTTATGATCTAGCGGCGTCCATCGCCAAGAAATCCTATCATGAGGGCAAGACGGTCCGGGACGTGGCGCTGAGCCTCGTGGGCCGCGACGCCAAGGACGTCGCGGACGAGCTCGGGGCCCCGGGGGCCGCGGGCGACCTCGAGGGACGGGGCGGATATCCGTCGCGCCCGGAGATCGAGGCGCTGCTGGATCCGCGCAGCCAGACGAGCCCCGGGGCGGGCGCATCGGGAGGGGGATCGGGATGA
- a CDS encoding UDP-2,3-diacylglucosamine diphosphatase — MDRDPTTMPTGAVGGRSAAQLRYDCIVISDLHLGSMVCQAKLLEAFLEWACDHCRELVINGDIFDDLNFKRLTKRHFACLKVIRRNSDRDDMRVVWVRGNHDGPADIIGHIVGVEIHDEYVFDNRQVRLLILHGDQFDTITTGYPLLTEVACGLFYYIQKWAPHRTARWIRRISKRFQRNSQVIARRASEYAAGRGFRYVTCGHTHLPVQSVHDGVFYVNSGTWTEAPPCPFVTVLGPEIHLQYWPLEPELAAAASEEEEAAVPVTRGNPPPLPAHG, encoded by the coding sequence ATGGACCGCGACCCGACGACGATGCCGACGGGAGCCGTTGGGGGCCGCTCGGCCGCCCAGCTCCGCTACGATTGCATCGTGATCAGCGACCTGCACCTGGGGAGCATGGTCTGCCAGGCGAAGCTGCTCGAGGCGTTCCTGGAGTGGGCCTGCGACCACTGCCGGGAGCTCGTCATCAACGGCGACATCTTCGACGACCTCAACTTCAAGCGGCTGACGAAGCGTCATTTCGCCTGCCTGAAGGTGATCCGCCGCAACAGCGATCGCGACGACATGCGGGTCGTCTGGGTGCGAGGGAACCACGACGGCCCGGCGGACATCATCGGCCACATCGTCGGCGTGGAGATCCACGACGAGTACGTGTTCGACAACCGCCAGGTCCGGCTGCTGATCCTCCACGGCGACCAGTTCGACACGATCACCACCGGCTATCCGCTCCTGACGGAGGTCGCCTGCGGGCTCTTCTACTACATCCAGAAGTGGGCGCCGCATCGCACGGCCCGATGGATCCGGCGGATCTCCAAGCGGTTCCAGCGGAACAGCCAGGTCATCGCGCGGCGGGCCTCGGAATACGCCGCCGGGCGCGGCTTCCGCTACGTCACCTGCGGCCACACCCACCTGCCCGTCCAGTCCGTCCACGATGGCGTCTTCTACGTCAACAGCGGGACCTGGACCGAGGCCCCCCCCTGCCCGTTCGTCACCGTCCTCGGCCCCGAGATCCACCTGCAGTACTGGCCCCTGGAGCCGGAGCTGGCCGCGGCGGCCTCGGAGGAGGAGGAAGCGGCGGTGCCCGTCACCCGGGGCAATCCCCCGCCCCTGCCGGCCCACGGTTGA